TGAAAACTCACTGGTTTTCAAACCGTTTGAATAACTTATAATAAGACCTGTATTTGAAAGGATTTTGCCATAACTAAATGGCTCTTTTACTAATAACTCCCATTCTGCAAAACTCACTTTTGGTATAGGAATATTCGAAAATTCAGAGTATTCCTCTGTAATAATTTCAGCAGCATCATTTAATTTAGAAAATACTTTGGTGTTATTCCCGGCGGCGTCATATTCATACCGATAGGAATAAGAAGTTGTGGGGCCAGTCTGAACGGTATATGAAAGCAATTGCCCTTTGTCATTATAATTGTAATTACTTAAAGAGCTTCTCGAGTATTTCCCATTGGCAAAAACTAAATAATCAACTTTTGTTGCGTTATCATTTGCATCTATTGTAAAAATCCATGTTTGCTTCAAATTAGCATCTGTTACAGAATTCCCGTATTCATGTTTTTCGATAGTTGTGGCATTCTTATAATTATACTTATAGATTTTCAAACCACCGCTTCCTTGCATATCAATAGCAAATTCCGAAAGCTTCCCGTCATTATTGTAAGAATATTTTCGATAACCCAAAGCACCATTTTCTTCGATTAGTCGATTTTTAGCATCAAAACTATAGGTAGTAGCCGTCGTGGTACCA
The sequence above is a segment of the Cytophagaceae bacterium genome. Coding sequences within it:
- a CDS encoding RHS repeat protein, which translates into the protein MKQLFSIIRNAKFSIYSVCLLLVFSACEEEEKTPLNTNEIPVVNTAKDPCQVSIAKSTSIINGVEGEVEETDYAFNKATNKLTATKKSKKFGTTTATTYSFDAKNRLIEENGALGYRKYSYNNDGKLSEFAIDMQGSGGLKIYKYNYKNATTIEKHEYGNSVTDANLKQTWIFTIDANDNATKVDYLVFANGKYSRSSLSNYNYNDKGQLLSYTVQTGPTTSYSYRYEYDAAGNNTKVFSKLNDAAEIITEEYSEFSNIPIPKVSFAEWELLVKEPFSYGKILSNTGLIISYSNGLKTSEFSRKYEYNSNNILIKTTEKYTYKGEIEEKIKERTIKCQ